Within Spirochaetaceae bacterium, the genomic segment TTCGACCCCTTCCGCGACTGACCGAACTTGCTTGTGTTCAGGGCTTCTCCGGTTGAGAAGGCCACGCGGGCTCGCCCGGGCCCTCGGAGCCGGGAAACTGAATGCCATTCGCGGTGGCCGCTTCGATCACGCGGCACGTAAGGTCGACCGCATCTTCGCCGATCGCCGCCAGATCAGCTTGGGAAATTGGCTGCTCGGACTGCTCACGCCAGCCCTTTCTCGGCCAGTGGCGCAAGGTCGCTTTGCGACTCTTCTCATCGTAATCGGTCCAGGCTCCGTGACAGAGCGCGTTGCGCCAGTCTGCGACTCTCCTCAGTTTGGCATTGAGTTCACTCACAGACTCCTCGTGAAATCGGTCGTCTTCGGTTAGCGCTTCGACCAAGCGATTGGAGAGCTCTCCGAGTGATTCGTCCAGCGATTTTTCGAGGCTCCGTTGCCACGTCTCATACGCTCTTGTCGCCTCTTCTAGCGACTTGTACTTGCGCGTGGCCGTGATTGCCAAATTGGCTCTCTTCAGGCAATCTTCGAGAAAACCAAACTTCGCGATGGTCCGCCCTAGTTCTTCCCAGAACTCTGCCGGACAAGCATGGGTCGGCCAGCGAGGATGCATGCGCTCACGAGCGACTACATAGTGTGTGTGATCAGATTCGCTCACCACCAATCTCCGATCACCAGACGACTATTCGACATGTGAAAGCGGCCACCGATAGCGTTCAGTGATGACTCGGCCACGGGCACTGAGAGTGACTTCCAGTACCTCGTTGACCGGATCGAGATCTGCCAAAAGCTTGAGCGCATGTCGAAACAAGCGCTTCTGACTGTCAAGGGTGTTATGACCATCGGCAAAGTTCAAGCAGACGAGACCGGGGTGCATCTCTTCGCGTCCGACCAGCGTCACGAAGTCCGTCGTGTCGTTCGTCACCAAGACCCAGTCGTCGCTGATCGCGTGTTGCATGTGCTGCCAATCCTCGCCTCCGTCCCGACCAACCCGTGCGACATGAGCACAATCGAATCCGGCGTTCCATGCGACTTCCGTGAGGTCGGGACTCAGGCACTCGTCGATCAAGAACCGCACTAAGACTGAGGCAGATCATCCAGCGAGGTCTCACTCGATGAGAGAGGTTGTTGAAGTCGCCAAGGCGGGCGTTTCCGTGGCCTTGCGAGGTGGGGGAACGCTCGCGTGTATTCGACCGCGGCGCGGACCTGACCTTCCGTCAGGTAGGGATACGCGGCGAGAATCTCGGGAACGGTGTCACCATTCTTCGCCATGTCAGCGATATAGTGTGCAGGCACGCGGGTACCCTGCACACACGGAGTACCCGAGAGGATACGCGGATTCACCGAGATGTAACGCTTAGTATCCTCTCCCAGCTCCTCGTCGGAAGGGGACGGAGAGCACTCGTTGCCCGCCGCCATGGAGAGTAGCCACACCTTCGGCACGCTGGCAAACTTGGCGGCGGCGTCCAGTGTCGAGCCAGCCCGGTACAGGCGTGCCGCGGTGCCCGCCATGTACCGCTCGCGTAGCCGTTCCGGCGTCCATCCGGGTCCGAGCAGCGCATTCTCTTGATCCAAGGTTGGCACTGACACTCTTCGTTCCTCCATCCTTCAGCGGCACCAATGTACATTGCCAGTATACAACATCCGTGTGCGCAGCACTCCCGACACGACCAGCACGACCAGCGCGGAGCGGGCCTGAATGCTGACAGCGTTGGAAGCCAACTGCAGGCGCCGAGGTGAGGCCGCGGACGAGGCGTTCTGGACGATCGGGGCGAAGGCGATGACTGGGATTGAGGCGGTGACGCCGACATCGGCCATCTCGCCCCACAGGATGCCTGTTGGTGGGGAAGCCGGCGGCCGCAGCCGGCACCATAACGCGTCAGAACAGGCCCCACTGCGAGCAGCCGTCGACCAGGGGCCTGCACGTAGGCGACCGCGACATCACGTTGGAAGCGGGCCACGTCGCCCGGGGTTGCCGCCTTCGTTGACAGCAGCAGGGTGAGTCTGCGGTGGTCCTGGACATGCGCTACACTTGGAGCAGGCAGCAAATGGATCTTGAGCGTTACGGCATTCACGTCCGGCAGATCATTCGCAATCCCTCCCCTGCCCTGCTGTACGAGTCGGCGTTGCGCCACGAGCGCGGCACCGCGATCGCCGCCAGCGGGGCGCTCGTTGCCATGAGCGGCGCCCGCACCGGGCGCAGCCCCACCGACAAGCGGATCGTGGCCGAACCCGCCACCCGCGATGACGTGTGGTGGGGCGAGGTCAACATCGAACTCGACGAGCACACCTTCGAGATCAACCGCGAGCGCGCCATCGACTACCTGAACACCCTGGAGCTGCTGTACGTGATCGACGGTTACGCCGGCTGGAGCACCGCGCACCGCGTCAAGGTGCGGGTGATCTGTGCGCGCGCCTACCACGCCCTGTTCATGCACAACATGATGGTGCGCCCGAGCGTCAGTCAGCTTCGCCACTTCGGCACGCCCGACCTGCTGATCATCAACGCCGGCGCCTTTCCGGCCAACCGCTACACCACCGGCATGACCTCCACCACATCGATCGACCTGCACCTGACGCGCCGCGAGCTGGTGATTCTCGGCACCGAGTACGCCGGCGAGATGAAGAAGGGGCTGTTCACGGTGATGAACTACCTCATGCCCAAGGCTGGCGTGCTGTCCATGCACTGCTCGGCGACCGCGGCGGACGGCGACGGCGCCGACAGCGCCATCCTGTTCGGGCTCTCCGGCACCGGCAAGACCACGCTGAGCCACGACCCGGGGCGGCGCCTGATCGGCGACGACGAGCACTGCTGGGACGACCACGGCATCTTCAACATCGAGGGCGGCTGCTACGCCAAGGTCGTGGACCTGGCCGAGGCGGCGGAGCCCGACATCTACCGCGCGCTGCGTTTCGGCGCGGTGCTGGAGAACGTGGTGTACGATGCGCGCAGCAGAGAGGTGACCTACGCGGACACCTCGCTGACCGAGAACACGCGCGGCTGCTACCCGATCGAGTTCGTGCCGCAGGCGGCGACGCCCTGCGTGGGCAGCCATCCGCGCCACGTGATCTTCCTCGCCTGCGATGCGTTCGGGGTACTGCCGCCGGTGGCGAGACTGACGCCGGCACAGGCGGAGTATCACTTCATCAGCGGTTACAGCGCCAAGATGGCCGGCACCGAGGTGGGCGTGACCGAACCGGAGGCTACCTTTTCGCCCGGTTTCGGCGGCCCCTTCATGGTGTGGCATCCCACGGTATACAGCGGTCTGCTGGCCGAGCGGCTGCGCCGCCACGAAAGTCAGATCTGGTTGCTCAACACCGGCTGGAGCGCCGGCCCGGCGGGCCGCAGCGAACGTATCCGGCTGCGCCACACGCGTGCGATGCTCGACGCCATCTACAACGGCACGCTGGCTGCCGTGCCGGCGGTCGCCGACCCGGTGTTCGGGCTGGCCGTGCCGAGCGTCTGTCCGGGGGCGCCCAGCGAGATCCTCATGCCGCGCAACGCATGGCCGTCGCCGGAAGCGTACGACTCTGCCGCCCGACGCCTCGCCGCGCAGTTCCGCGACAACTTTCGCGCCTACGAGGCACGCGCTTCCGCCCCGGTGCGCGCCGCCGGACCGAATGGGAGGGTCACATCGTGACCGTGAAGACTGCCGAGTCCATGCGAGAGTTGGGGAAGATCACTCCAGGACCCGACACGCCTCGGGATGAACGCCCCTCGCTACTGGCCGACGTAGGTGCCGTGCTCGGTCATCAGGGCGAGCAGGTTGCCGGCGGGGTCGCGGAAGAAGGCCATGCGCAGTTCGTAGTCGGCGGCGGAGTGGATCACCTGCGGCGGGCCGTCGAACGTGACGCCACGTTCCTGCAACTCCGCGCAACGGCGGTCGACGTCGGCAACCCTGAAGTACAGCGTGCAACCCGTCCCGCCGGTGCCGGCGCCGGAAGACAGCATGAGGCGCACGCCGCCGCTGTCGAAGAAGGCCAGGTTCGGGCCCGGCTGGGCGATGAACGGGACGCCGAGGGTGTCGCGGTAGAACGCGACCGCCGCGTCGATATCGTCCACCGCCAGCGCTACCTGTCCGATGGACCAGCCCGGTGCTTCGCTTGCGGACATCTTCAGGCGCTCCTCAGGCAGGCGGCGATGCGCTCGGCGCCGGTGCGCAGATCCGCGACCGCAACCCGCGAGTAGGCCAGCCGCAGGTACTCGGCTTCCGGGGCGGGCCCCTCGGCGGGGAAGAACCCGCGCCCGACGGGGAATACCACCCCGCGCTCCAATGCCTGTTCCTGCACCGCCTGCGCCGCGAGCGGCTCGGCCAGCCGCAGCCACAGGAAGAAGCCGCCCGCCGGTTCAGTGAACTGCACCGCGCCGCCGCACAGGTCGCGCAACGCATCGGCGAGCGTGCGCATCTTGGTGTGGTAGAGCGCGCGCATCCGCGCCACGTGGGCCTCCAGTTCGCCGGACACCATGAACTCGTACAGCATGCGGTGCTGCAGCGGGCTGTTGCCCATGTCGAAGCGCGCCGGCATCAGCAGGCGCAACAGTTCCGGGCGCGCCTGCAGCCAGCCCACCCGCAGGCCGGGCGCGATCACCTTGGAGAAGGTGCCGGCGGTGATCACGAAGTGGCCGTCGGCCAGCGCGCCGAGTGTCGGGAGCAGCTTGTCGCCGAAGTACAGTTCGTTGTAGGCGGTGTCCTCCAGCAGCAGCACGCCGTGGCGGGCGGCCACCGCCAGCAGGTCGCGGCGGCGCGCCACCGGCATCGTGATGCCGGTGGGATTGTGGAAGGTGGGCGACACGTACACCAGCTTTGCCGGAGTGCCGGCGGCGGCGAGCCGCTGCAACGCGGCGTCGAGCCGGTCGATGCACATGCCGTGCGCGTCCATCGGCACGCCGACCAGCCGTGCTCCGTGGCCGCGGATGGTGCGCAGGGAGCCGGAGAACGCCGGCACCTCGGTCACCACCACGTCATCGGGATTGAGCAGCGCCGAGCACGCCAGGTCGATCGCTCCGGCCGCGCCGTTGGCGAGCACGAAGTGGTCGGCCCCGATCGCCGGCTCTTGGTCGCGGGCGAAGAACCGCGCCACCTCTTCGCGCAACGGTTCATGGCCAAGCGGCCCGCCGTAGGAAAGCGCCGCCGCCCCGCGCTGTGCACCCGGATCGGGCGCCAGCGCACCGTGGGGGTCACACGCGCACTCCGCTGGAGCGGTGCTGCTCGCCGACACCCCGTTGCCGGCTTGTTCGGCCATGAGGGTGTCATCGGCGTCGAGCCCGAGCGCGCGGGCGGTCGCCGCCAGCAGGCCGCGCCGCGGCAGCGTGGCGTCGTCGGGGATGCCGCCCGCCAGCGAAATCGGCGGCACCTCCGGGTCGGGCTGCCGCGACGAGAGCCCCCAATCGGTGACCGACCCCGCGCTCAGCTTGCGCACCCGCCGCGACACCAGCGTACGCAAATCGCGCGCCGCCCACCGTTCCGTCAAGACCTGTCCTGTAGCGCTCACGCTGCCAATGTAATCCGCTCCACTCCGCCGGTCACGCTCCACGCTCCCGTCGTGCGCAGCCCGGCAACGTGGCGCGCTCGGGTCGACACGATCCTTCCCGACAAGCCCTCCACCTTCGCCCGCCTCCCGACCGAGGCCGTCTGGGATACCGAAGCCACCGGAGCCTCGGCCGCTTGCGGCGCGCGCCGACATGCGGTGTACTGCGCGGCATGATCCGCGCTCTCACCCGCATGCTGACCGGTCCTCCCGTCAAGGCCGGCGTGATCGGGACCGGTCACTACGCCACCGCCATCGTGTGCCAGGCGCGCTCGATCGCGCAGCTCGACGTGGCGGTGGTTGCCGACGTCGACGTCGACCAGGGCCGGCGCGCCTATCGCCTGGCGGGCGTCGACGACCGGCGCATCGTGGTATGCGATCGCCGGGCCGCCGCGCTGGACGCCCTCGAGCGCGGCGACAGCGTCGTGCTCCCGGATGCGGACTTGATGATGGACCTGCCGCTCGCCGTCGTGGTGGAGGCGACCGGGCAGGCGGAGGCGGGCGCGCGCCACGCGGCGGCGGCGATCGCCCACGGCAAGCACGTCGCCATGGTCAACAAGGAGGCGGACGTCAGCGTCGGGCCGATCCTCAAGCACCGCGCCGACCGCGCCGGGGTGGTGTACAGCGCCGTGGACGGCGACCAGCACGGCCTGCTGATCGGCCTGGTGGACTGGGCGCGCACCCTCGGCCTGCGCGTGATCGCCGGCGGCAAGGCGGGCGACCGCGATCATGTCTTCGACCCGGTGCGGCGCACGGTCACGCACGCCGGCGGCAGATTCCAGGTCGATCTCGACGGCGAGCAGGCCGCCGCGTTCGCACCGATCGACGCGGAAGAGGCGGGCGTCAAGATCGCCGCGCGGCGCCGCGCCGTGCAGCACGTTTCCGGTATCGGCGGCTGGGACGTGGGCGAGATGGCGATTGCCGCCAACGCCACCGGCCTGCTGCCCGACGTGCCCGAGTTGCACGCGCCGATCACCCGCATCGCCGAGATTCCCGAAGTGTTGTGCCGCCGCGAGGAGGGCGGCATTCTGACCCGCGACGGGGCCATCGAGTCGGTAATCTGTTTGCGCCAACCGCACGAGGCGGGCCTCGGCGGCGGCGTGTTCGTGGTGGTGGACAGCGCCACCGACTACGCGCGCCGCATCATGGTGACCAAGGGGCTGATCGGCAACCGCGGCGGCTCGGCGGCGCTCGTCTACCGGCCGCATCACTTGTGCGGCGTGGAGACGCCGCTTACCCTGCTGTGCGCGGCACTGCTCGGCGCACCGACCGGCGCCGGTGAGCTGCTGCCGCGCGTGGACGTGGTGGCGCACGCCGCCGAGGATCTCACGAAGGGAGACGTGCTGCCCGGCGACCACAGCACGCGCCTCACGTTCCTGATGACGCCGGCCGCGCCGCTGGGCGGCGGCGTGCCGCTGCCGTTTCACCTGGCGAGCGGCAATCACTTGGCCTGCGACGTGGCCGCCGGCACGCCCCTCACCGCCGCCGCCGTTGCGGAGCCGCCGCACTCGACGCTGTGGGAATTGCGCCGGGAGCAGGACGCCCACTTTCTGAACAGCGACGGCTGACGCGCCGTGACCGCCGCTGCGGCGCCTCCCGGAACCCGCACCGCCCACAGGTCCAGCCGGGTGCGGTGTGCCGCCAACCGGCGTCCCACGCTTCTGCCGCTGGGCGCGCTCAAGCGACTGCCAACGCACTCATCAGTCTGTACGGTCACTCCGTGACATGGAGACGTTGACACCGATCCCCGAGCATCGCCCGCCCGCCGGCTCTTCGACCAGGGCACCGGTCGGCGCCGCGTGACCGCGCACAACGTGGCTCCGCGTGGCTACCGCGACTACCTTTGCACGCGAGATCGTAGCGACATCGTTCTTGACGATGAATTGTGGCACACCCGCGCTCCTCGGCCCGGTCGAGTGAAGCCGCCGGCCCCCGCCCGGGTGACAACGCTGCGTGCGCCGCCGGCAGACCGCGGCGCATAGGACCGTTCGCCGCGGCTATTGCGCATCCTCCCGTAGGCGGGTTGCCAGATCGGACAGCGCGGCCGGATCCGAGGCAGGGTACCGTTCCTGCGTGCGGCGCCGGAGGTCCTTGACCGTCGCCACGCCATCGGCGGCCTCGTCGGGGCCGATGATCAGCGCGTAGCGAGCACCGACCCGGTCGGCGTGCTTCAGTTGGCGGTCCAGACGCTGATTCGGGTCCAGGCACAACTCCACGGCGACCCCGTGCGAACGCAGCGCCTCGGCCAGGCGCCCCGAGGCCGCCTGCAGGCCGCCGTCGAACACCGTGACGACCGCCGTCGGGCCGCCCGCCGAGGGCGCCGGAACGCGGTCCAGCTCGCGCAGCAACTCCAGCAGCGCCAGGTCGCCCACCGCCATGCCGACGCCGGGAATGCGCTGCTTGCCGCCCACCTGGCGGGTCAGGTCGTCGTAGCGGCCGCCGCCGAAAATGGCGCGC encodes:
- a CDS encoding DUF5615 family PIN-like protein — protein: MRFLIDECLSPDLTEVAWNAGFDCAHVARVGRDGGEDWQHMQHAISDDWVLVTNDTTDFVTLVGREEMHPGLVCLNFADGHNTLDSQKRLFRHALKLLADLDPVNEVLEVTLSARGRVITERYRWPLSHVE
- the pckA gene encoding phosphoenolpyruvate carboxykinase (ATP), yielding MDLERYGIHVRQIIRNPSPALLYESALRHERGTAIAASGALVAMSGARTGRSPTDKRIVAEPATRDDVWWGEVNIELDEHTFEINRERAIDYLNTLELLYVIDGYAGWSTAHRVKVRVICARAYHALFMHNMMVRPSVSQLRHFGTPDLLIINAGAFPANRYTTGMTSTTSIDLHLTRRELVILGTEYAGEMKKGLFTVMNYLMPKAGVLSMHCSATAADGDGADSAILFGLSGTGKTTLSHDPGRRLIGDDEHCWDDHGIFNIEGGCYAKVVDLAEAAEPDIYRALRFGAVLENVVYDARSREVTYADTSLTENTRGCYPIEFVPQAATPCVGSHPRHVIFLACDAFGVLPPVARLTPAQAEYHFISGYSAKMAGTEVGVTEPEATFSPGFGGPFMVWHPTVYSGLLAERLRRHESQIWLLNTGWSAGPAGRSERIRLRHTRAMLDAIYNGTLAAVPAVADPVFGLAVPSVCPGAPSEILMPRNAWPSPEAYDSAARRLAAQFRDNFRAYEARASAPVRAAGPNGRVTS
- a CDS encoding VOC family protein, which produces MSASEAPGWSIGQVALAVDDIDAAVAFYRDTLGVPFIAQPGPNLAFFDSGGVRLMLSSGAGTGGTGCTLYFRVADVDRRCAELQERGVTFDGPPQVIHSAADYELRMAFFRDPAGNLLALMTEHGTYVGQ
- a CDS encoding PLP-dependent aminotransferase family protein, yielding MSATGQVLTERWAARDLRTLVSRRVRKLSAGSVTDWGLSSRQPDPEVPPISLAGGIPDDATLPRRGLLAATARALGLDADDTLMAEQAGNGVSASSTAPAECACDPHGALAPDPGAQRGAAALSYGGPLGHEPLREEVARFFARDQEPAIGADHFVLANGAAGAIDLACSALLNPDDVVVTEVPAFSGSLRTIRGHGARLVGVPMDAHGMCIDRLDAALQRLAAAGTPAKLVYVSPTFHNPTGITMPVARRRDLLAVAARHGVLLLEDTAYNELYFGDKLLPTLGALADGHFVITAGTFSKVIAPGLRVGWLQARPELLRLLMPARFDMGNSPLQHRMLYEFMVSGELEAHVARMRALYHTKMRTLADALRDLCGGAVQFTEPAGGFFLWLRLAEPLAAQAVQEQALERGVVFPVGRGFFPAEGPAPEAEYLRLAYSRVAVADLRTGAERIAACLRSA